The stretch of DNA TTGTGTCAGCATAATTAGAAATGTATTTACGAACGGTTTGTACGTACTCTTAGATCCTCCGTCGTAACCTTTCCAAAATTGATTAGAGTGTGGATGAAATCACATACATAGTAcccacaccaattatttccatCTTCTTATCTCGAACACTATAGGAGGAATAAATTAGTTATACAATATTTGTGTCTGTGTATACAGAACACCAAATGAGATATGCAAAATGGTAACGACCCCACATACCGGAAAGTCCATTCTAATGATCAATTTATCGTGCCATTGACCGCGGCCTTTGTGCTTTTTCACAAATTTTTTCCACACCCTgcgcttaaaaatatgtttgaTGTTTAAAAATTGATCTAAAAATGAAAAGGGTTTTGTTGTGCAAATTAAATTTACCTGTTCAATGGGTCTATGATGTATTGgattttctccttttttttcctcTTCGAGTCGAACACTATAAGTTTGCTAGATTCCATACAAATTACGAGCAAAATCCAATAAAAGCAAGCATATGTACATATATTAGACTTAATTTTTatttagaaaaagaaaagagttaCGAGTCGATCAAGACTTACTCGAAGTTGTAGGGTAGGAGTATGTAGGGTTTGTAATGTTGCTTATCTATGTTGTTGAACATGTTAGCACACGTTTCCTGATATTTCGACAGTATATTTACCTCGTTGATAACCATGGATTCATGAAGCCCACATGATGCTGACATCCTTCATTTCGGCATCTTAGAAGATCCATACTACACGATATAATACAAATTAGATAGTACACAAAGAATACGACGCTGGTTAATAAAATGTATTAATCTAGAGATTAGTCGATACTTACAGGACCCAGCAGGTAATGAGAGAGATGTCAAGGGCATTTTGACAGTATATTGCATGCCCATATTCGAAGTTCACCCAGAAGTCATCCTCCCTAGTGAAGAAATCGTGGTGTGATACTTAACTCCAAACATGTACAGTGGGTCTTCTTCCTTCGATATTTGCAGGTACCATCTATAAAATTTGTGCATCTGTGTGCCTAGACTGATCTCCTCATCATCAGTGATAAAAGGTTTTCCATACTCGTATGGAAGACCAACAACTTCAGCGAATGGGTTATCATCCGTTTGCTTGGCTGCTTGCTCATAGGTAAATCCCGTTTCTTGCATAAATTCCATCGCATGTTTCTCTTTATCCGTCTGCACCTGGAGGGGCTCAAAGATTTTCTGTTCTGTGCCTAGCTGAGGAACGGTCTTCCCACTTTTCTTTGGTTTATGATGGGCCTTTATCAGCGTGTGGTCGAAGTCCGAGGGTATTTTTATCTTTCTCTTGGCAGCATCGCTCAAGGAATCGTGGAACTTTGATGCTAGTAGTGCTTCTATTGGCACCCTCTTCTCTAGCGATCGAGGTTTGAAATGATCTTTCACCGCTTGGTGCTTATGCTCCATCGGTTCCTCGTCGGTCTACTCATAAGCTAATTTCTTCTTACGGCCTATTTTCTTTTCAATAATCTTCCGCTTCTTGGGGCCAGGGTTCCAGCTGGTGGGCAGGATGAGGTCTGTTTTTTTCCTTTGCCCGGTGCTGGAGGAGTCTGATTACTCCTAGCCCAGCCCTTGGCGGAGATGGTGAGGGAGGGCGTGGTGGCAGAGACGGTGAGGGAGGCCATGGTGGTGGAGACGAAGGACCACCAACAAAGTCATCGTCATCATTGTCTGCGTCTGGTGGTGGAGAAGAAGGATCCATGGGAGCCGCTGTATTTCCAATAAGTTTGATGTAAGCCTTGCGCTATAGAATGGCACCATGGAGTGCCTCTCCCAAGGTCTCTACTTTGTCCCCTCCAACGAAATCGAGCTTGAGCTTTTCATTTTATCCGCCAGCTTCCACAATTTGCTCCACAGTGACAATGGAGTAGCCAGGGGGTATCGACCTTCCATGAATTGTACCACCAGAAATCACCGGTAAGGCCAACCCATAGGCTACCAGAGCGGTGATATTTTTTTCTTTCACATGTAGCTCACATGATGTTTCCATGGTGATATCATCCACTGGGTATCTTTGGGTGTCGACCTCTGGCCTGTTCTCTTGGGGCTCATCCCTAGGGGCCGCCGTGGATGCGCAACTGCTACGTCGCTGAGAGGCTGGGCTAGTCACAACATCCAGTTGCGCCCTAGTGCCCTGCTGCTTGCTGAGAGCAAGTGCCACTACCCGTTCGACCCTTTCGTCCATCTAAGCTTCTAGCTATTCTACTTTCCTCTGCATGTCACAGAGTTTGTCTTCATGCTCTGCTTGCTTTCATGATGAGTCTTTTACGTGCTATCTCCAGCCCAAGCAACTTTCCAAGGGACCACGCCGATGCCGCGGGCTCGTCCAGGGTGTTTGGGTTTCTTTAAGGCCCTTGTTAGCTCATCGTTCTCCCTTCAAGGCTTGAGTGTCCCTTTTTTGGTCTCTTGGATTGTTGTGACCAATCCCGGACCACTTCTTCCATTCCCTGGGGCACGACCAAAGAACCATCCTCTTGATTGTGTGTGGCACCATTAGCAAACAATCACTGCTTCGATCTTTCGAGGCATCAGTACCGGCTGCAACAGCAGCTGGTACTTTTAGCCTGAATCTTTAGCCTGTTTTCTAGCAGTGCACTACAGCACCAGTCAGACTACTACTTCCAGAACTTATTTCAGCACATTAGGATTGCAtgaccacctcctccaccggaCCTTAGTATTCCACTTGCTTAGTTTTCGAGTCTGTTAGTGCCCAAAGGTTTCCCGACTGCTCCACCCCTTCGATCCATGATAGCTCTAGCCTCTAGGGGCTTTTTAGCATATGTTGAAATCACGCGGTCCAGTGTTTGACTCACTAAAGCTGCTGGATATCTCATCGTCGTTCCGTACTCCATCTTTAACTCTTCTTGGATAGTACGACCAATCAACATAGCATCTCTACTTCTATGTCCAAGATAGCCGATGTGGCTTTGTGTATGTGTTTTCGCTTATATCCTTTATCATACGCATTGTTAGTTTTGATTTGCATGAACTTGTCTAACCCTTTGCTCTTATTGAAATCAAGTTCATGAATCTCAAGTGTGTTTCGCCTCACATTTCTCTAAATTATTCTATTTGAGGCTCTGTTTTTATCAATCACCAAAAGAGGGGAGATTGAAAGAGCATCTAGATCCCTAATTTGATTTTGTCAATTAATGACAATATAATCATTGCAACTAACATGTCTTTGGCAACAATAATTTTAAGCTAGTGCAATTGTGGGCTTTCATGGTCCCCATTGTTTTGTTTTTACTATGATGTAAAGAATATGCATGAAAAGTAAGATAAGCTAGTCCCAAGTGTCATTTGGTGTTGAGAGACGCTTCGGGTAGTTTAggtttttatttttctttgatTCTTTACTAGCTATTCGTGCGTATCTGTGAGTTGCCTATGACTTCTTTCTAGTCCTATGCCTTTTCTTGATGATCGATCTCTTCTTTCTGTCTCTCGCAACCCTAGACCATGCTATAGGGCCGCCCCGGCTACCCCTTCATGCACTTAACCTAGTATCTTCTCCACAGTCTTGTTCGTTTCTATTATTTGCTTTTCAAGGAATACCTTGTGACTTACCTGTCCTCTCATAAATACATACTCACAAAGGTCTACACCCCTATTCGCTTACCACCGGTATAAATCTTTCTACTAGCAAGAAAAAGCCTATACTTCTTATTCAATACGCATACCTCTTGTCAAAAAACTAGTTTAGGGGTTACTTCTTTCTATCTTGGTTATCCTTGGATATTATTAGAATGTTGACTACAGGGAATTCCAGCTATCCCTTTCCAACAACTAGACAACTTCGGTGCATCTATACTTTTTGACCGTGCGAATAGTACTAGCTTGACCTAGACGAGCCTAGAGTACATGTGTGGTTCACAATTGTGAATTTCTAGCACTAGGTAGCTCAAACAATGCCTCGTGAAGTTTGGAAGATAGTTGGAAACTCAGAGGTAGGGCCGTCCCGGCTAAATTGGGGGCCTTGTGCCAATCTCTAAAATGAGGCCTTGTGCCGTCGTAGAAGGCAAGTAGTAGGACATCAATAGCTTCAATTAGAAAAGCTTTGTTTTGCCTATGCAACAGTTACAAGAATTGTCAACAGAACTTTGTATGTAATAGTTGCATTGGAAAAACAATCATATCGCTTTAAAAATTTAGAAATTTAACAAGGCCCATATTTTCTTTTGGAATGAAATCTCTCAAAGAAATCTCATCtccacatatattttgttagcaTCAATGTCAGATCTTCGATCTCTTTGAAGGGCAGCCTCAAGATTATCAAAATAAGATGAAAAGAACAAAGTTAAAAGAAACAAATCCCTAAGTTGTCTAATTCAGATGAATTTTGAAGGACATGGAAGTCAAATTGAAGAAAAGATCAAAAGGATTAAAGTAAACTACCTATACATCCGTAGTGATGTACCTTGCGTCCGGCGTGCAGCGGCAGCATGTCGACCGCGTGTGCCAACTACAAGCGCTCGAGCAGACACCAACCGTGCACGTATCGTCGTCCTGGTCCGGCAATGAGTGATTAACGCGCGGCTCGAAGGCAGCCTTAAGAAGATACCTATGGTGAGATGAAGCACCGTGAAAATGCAAGGAGAACGAAATATTGATGGGAACTGTATCGTATTGGATTCTCTCTTTGTTGTACCATTGAATTTATATCATGAGATAATGATACAATGGGCTGAAGTGTTCCAAGTTGGGGGCCCCTAGGAATTAGGGGGCCTGTGTGGTCACAACGCTCGCACTCCCCAGAGTTTGAATTGGATAAGTTACAAACTCGGTGGATTGATCGACGCATTTCACCCACTGGTTCGATTAATTCATTTTAAGGCATCATATAAATTGGTGATCAGGAGTATCTTTAAGATTGTGCTACACAACTGACCAACTGATTCATTCGTGCACTGTGCTTGACACCATATCCGTCGGTGGCCAAGAGTTTATCAGCCAGTAGCTACTGCAACGACCGATTGATTCCGTCATCCCCTAATCGAATCGATCGGTGGGGTGTTGCAGCTCTAGAATTTGTCTCTAGAATGACAAATTGATCTGGGTCATATGTCTAACCATGATCGACTGAATCGGTGCCCTGTCAATTACTGTTGAAGTTAGAAGAAAAGTGATCACGGACTGCGCGCACTAACCATATCAGTCGGTCAAGGCTGCGCATGCCCAATTGAGCTCTCTTGGTATTAGGAAAGTTTCATAATCATATTTGGAGGTCAAGAGctagagaagcactagaagtgATTTGCGAGTTTCTTAATTAAAGATTGATCCGTACAAGAAGTTTCTCTCTAGTAGTTGTTTATAGTTTTTGTGGTTGACGGTCATTTCATTTTCTATTTTTGTCAAATATAAGATGAGCCACACCCAGTCATAAGTGAGATCGTGTCACAAATTTATTGTGTAGATACCGTATAAGAACTTACGCTGTAACTTGGTTGTATTTTGATTGCAATATGTATAGTGTGTCAGGTAGCAACATATGTATATATTGTGTATCAACTTATGCATATGATATATATCGATTAGATCTGGTTACAAGGAAAACAATACTACAGTAACATATATTGTGTATCAACTTATGCATATGATATATATCGATTAGATCTGGTTGCAAGGAAAACAATACAGTAATTTATCCAATGCAACAAGGGAAACAATGCTACAGTAATTTATCCAACGTAAAAGCTAACTTTCGTAGCCATAACAGAATGCCATCATCTTCGTCTTTTTTCTCATCATCTCAAATGTAGCAACATAAGAAATAGTCCATGGTGTCTCGACCCGCGGGTCATGTCTCTCAGTCTGTTTGGTTTCGGCTCGCCCAAATCTAACAACTTGATCCATACTTCGTACAGGATTCCTTATCCGTTACATGCGCCACACGGAATTGTTTTGCGATCTTGTTGAAGCAATTTACCCAACAGCTGTTGAACATATAGGACCTGACCGGGAACAATAGGTCAGCCCAAATTATCTAACTTGCAATTCGTTGGCATTTTTCTCTCCACCGGCAAATACAAAAACACAAAAACCCCATATACTACAAAATCGGGTAGTGCACTCCCTGGGGCTATGCCAGCTAAACATAGCATTCAGTTGAGGTACAACTGAACTCATTCACCACAACCACCTGGATAGAATCAATAAAAGTATTGCCGAACGGCTATCATGAAGGTATCTCTCCATTACCATGGACAACCTGATGAACAAGTTTGTCGGATAACCTCTTTGTTGCCTGAAAGATACATACACAGTCATGAAAAATCTGTAATAGAATTGCCATGCAAACAGAAAACAAAAGGAGAACACAAGAGATGTTAAAACTCATTTAGTTTTCAGTATTGCTATCATAAATGATTTAAAGAGCAAAGTGAGAGTACTGTCGACCTCATCAATTTGTCCCTCACTGCTACATAGGTAAAATCCTCAAAACTAAATAACACGTGCTTTTCTGATACAACTTTTTCTTAGTTTTAAGTTAGGGAAACGTGCGTAATCCTTGGATAGCTTGAAACTTAAGGGGAAATCATCGATAAAGCATTTCTTAGCGAGAAAGAGTGCTTTATTGAATACACTGGAACATGATTACATCCGCTTAAGAAATTATTAGTAAAGAGTATAATGTTTTTCTGTGAGATATGAAATGTGCCTTATCTCAAAAGTTTTTGGCAGTTTGAATCCTGCAAGTAGTTCAACTGACCTTTGAACTTTCAGAAACAAGAATTAAGTTTGCAAATACCAAAAATATTTAGAACCAAATTTTACTTTTTAGAACAATGTGACAAAAAGTAAATAATGTATTTTATTGAAACAAAGGTGAAAAGAAGCATATCATTGTAGGCTCAAAACTTTTGGCAGTAATGCAGATATGCGGAACAGTCAAAAATCCAATTACATGAGTGTAAAACCAAGGATTATTGCACAAAACTTGTGATATAATGAAGTTGCCCTCTGATTTAAGCCCCCAAAGCCATATGATGGAACTCTTGTAAGTTAAATGTTTGTCAAATGGAAACCAGCAGCATTATAGCAGTGGATTAGAAGGAAATAATGGTAATCTGATCAGGACTGAAAATAAAGAGCAATATGATGGCAGACCTGGAAATGCCTCATATGCAAAATAGGCTCACACCCAACCTCTGCAACCGATTTTCCAAGAGGAGTCTTAACATTAAATCTGCTTGCTTGATATAGAGATAATTTGTTATCTTTATCAGGAAGCTGACGGCAAATCTTAAGTAGTGACCCCAGGGTATTCATCTGCATACAATTCAGTAGCATTGTCAGTAATCACATCATAATTTACTTGGCATAATGTTGATAATAGAACATTCTAAGCTTATCATTATCAATAATTAAGCCATTTACAAAAGAAACTGTTTTCTGCACTTCTGCATGAATATCGAAGGGATTCCACATGAACCAACAAAAcgtggaaaaagaaaaaggtgaAACATTAATTATTCCTTATATGCCCAAAATAACAAATATAATTCCTGAGGTAAAAACTTTGTGAAGTCATATGGATTTTTCTTGACTTTCTGTGTCAGAGAGAGATTCTTTTTGTTTGTTCAAAGAGACATAGTATTGCAATTTTTCACTCTTAACACATACTGCCAACAATATTCAAATTGGTAATAAAAACTGCATGTGAAATAAAATGGGTAGATCACATACTACAGTATAACTCTGTTACAGAGGCAACATCAGGTAAGGAACTGGTATTATATTGCACCAAAATATAAATTGCAAGAAAACAGAAAGGTGGCACCAACCTTCATGTAGGGGCATGAGGCACAGCCTCCATTAATGGAGCAACCTTCACCAGAACTCACACCAGGAACAACAGTAAGATTGTCTAAACCAGCTACTGAAGAACCAGCATGATGTGAACCATTGATAGATGTCTTAGAAAcagcatctgctgaaactgggAACACAATTTCTACTTCAATATTTGCTCTCTCCTGAGAAGAATTATACATATCAAGTAATTCCCGGACAgcagcaacaattgaagtgaTCATCCCTGATTCTGTTCCTAAGACAAACTGAAGATGTTCATCTACATTTCTGTCCAGAGCTCCCTTCAGATGATCCTTGATGAAATCTAATATGTTCTGAGTGGATCCGACAACTCCCATTCCCCTAGGTTTTGCTTCCATTGCCAAAGAGAACATTTCTCCAGGGACCTCAAAGTGTGCTGTCAGAAATGCATCACAATATTGTTCCTTTATTTTCTCCACAACCTCATGGCCAAACATGTCATGAACCATACAGTTGCCATCCTGAATATCAGCAAACAGTCATTAACAAAGGGAAAAGTAGAGAATGTGAAATCATTTAAAACCAAATGAGCACAAGTCATAAGAAGAAAGGAAGATCATTGTATTAACAGATTGATACAGAGACAGATTTCAACCAATTCAAAAGAACAATACAACCAATCTTGCGATCCCACAAATATGCCATTGGTCAAGAGCTAATGAAATCAATTAATTATTTCTGTACATTTGAGGAACTAAAAGAATATTTTTCTTGTATATGCTAATTCATAGTTAAACTGACACAGATTTACTAGTGAATAAACCATGTCTATTTAGTGTAGTGGCCAAAATGCCACACAGACAGTAAATTAGGACATAAATTTAAGTCTACCTAACAAGTAGAGGGTTGTATGTGATCATCCAATTCTGGTCGCACTCTTTTTCTGCGTATACACGACGTAGCTCCGTAAATGTCTGTACAGTTTTTCATACTAAAAGATTTCCAGTCTGGCGTTTTATACTATATACAAGACAACAATCAAAGTTTGGTAATATTATTTTTGTGATTTAATAATCTGATCTTTGTAAATCTGAATAATTATAGAAACAAAAATGGAAGAATAAATAGAGAAAGAAAATATACTTTACAAGAAGATTGAGATGGAAAGTTTAATTTTGTAAAAAGTAATTCGAATGTTTAGATCACAGTAGTGTAATCTTTAATGACGTTACACACGATCTGGATTATGTTACTGGACACAATTAACATTCTTGAATTAAGATAACTTGGAAGAATAAACTTCCAAAGGCACAGGAAAGAAAGAGAATCACAAAGAAACCTGGTAGTAGTGCAGATGTGGCAATAATGAACTTATAGATTTCCTGTTGTGATCTTGATGTATTTTTGCgatttcttcatctgacatggtaGCCATTCTCTGAAATAGATCTGCTATGTTCGCACCCATATATGAATCAGGACCATACCAGACATTAAGATCTGGTATTTGGGCAAATGCCTAAAATACAGATAGTTAAAAGGCTTGATAAAGGACGAACAAAATAAAAATGAAATCTAATCCAGAGAACAAAAAATTTTCCACTAAGTAATGCCGAGAAGCAAAACATTTACCTGTAGTATAGTTGGAACAACATTAGAAGAGGTACAGGTAATTGTAGGAACAAGTTCATGAGCATGAGCTTTTGTTTCCAGAGAAGTATTGATGTAAATAACATGCAAAGAAGGAAAAGATCCTGACGCTTCCCTCAAAAAATCAGTATACTCAGAACTTGAAGCAGCATCAGCTAACGAACAGCCAATCTGTTCACTGGACATTCTATAAACGCCAACCTGCATAAATCCATAAGAATTGGTGCCCACAATTTGGGGGGTTAGGAAGCCATTAGTTTGTGGTGATAGATAACCATATGCATAAACAACGACGAATGAACATTCTGGATATGCTGATGTGGACTAAAACTTTGGTTAGAGTTATGAAACATGATAGGTAGTGAATAAAACCAAGATATTATTACCTAGACAGATGCAAGTGCGGCAGCAGGTCATTGTGTTTTGCTTTGACAGTCTGATACTCTGGTTATGGTTCAAATCTTCTTTCATTACAATTTCTCTGTATTTGCGTAATCACATCCAATGTTTGCTCAATTGTCAGAAAATGCTAGTTCACAAATGATGGATATGCTAACACAGCAGTATTAACTGGATCAGATTAGGATTGTGCTATTGTTCAGCCAAACTGCCAAATAGAAATAATTTCATATCAAGGTTCCAGATGACAGTATCATCATTAACATAGTACCATGATAAGTGTATACATAAACCTACTCTCACtatcgtttcaaaaaaaaaactactCTCACTAGCTTGATTCTAGCAGTATGCTCTTAGTGACAAATGAACATGACATGTTGGACTTCTCAAAACATAAGTCTGATTGAGAACAAATACCTTATTAAATCCTGCTTGATCAAGTATTGCCCGAACATTTTCTGACATGAAGTCAACACCTAGCACAGTAATAT from Panicum hallii strain FIL2 chromosome 3, PHallii_v3.1, whole genome shotgun sequence encodes:
- the LOC112886054 gene encoding quinolinate synthase, chloroplastic-like translates to MDTAAASLFAPAAAAKPRHVLRPLHVPRGILPPRSHTRGPLAVRCAHSRAPPPPPPLPRADGPEAAAGSHPRLRLRRLAEEFRALPSDADRARRLLSLASALPRLPEPDRAPGNRVMGCVARVWLAARCGGGGRMRFAADSDSELSRGYCACLVAALDGATPEEVLAVDPADPGLAPLGAGMAAARSRASTWHNVLVAMQKRARAVIAAREGRHPGEPFPSLVIARDGAVRAHGSYAEAQAMFLSPDESKISDLVNILMEKKIGVVAHFYMDPEVQGMLTAAKKQWPHIHISDSLVMADSAVKMAEAGCDYITVLGVDFMSENVRAILDQAGFNKVGVYRMSSEQIGCSLADAASSSEYTDFLREASGSFPSLHVIYINTSLETKAHAHELVPTITCTSSNVVPTILQAFAQIPDLNVWYGPDSYMGANIADLFQRMATMSDEEIAKIHQDHNRKSISSLLPHLHYYQDGNCMVHDMFGHEVVEKIKEQYCDAFLTAHFEVPGEMFSLAMEAKPRGMGVVGSTQNILDFIKDHLKGALDRNVDEHLQFVLGTESGMITSIVAAVRELLDMYNSSQERANIEVEIVFPVSADAVSKTSINGSHHAGSSVAGLDNLTVVPGVSSGEGCSINGGCASCPYMKMNTLGSLLKICRQLPDKDNKLSLYQASRFNVKTPLGKSVAEVGCEPILHMRHFQATKRLSDKLVHQVVHGNGEIPS